In one Arachis duranensis cultivar V14167 chromosome 9, aradu.V14167.gnm2.J7QH, whole genome shotgun sequence genomic region, the following are encoded:
- the LOC107465896 gene encoding tyrosine-protein phosphatase DSP3, giving the protein MTMVEEVVAIEEEINAVAPPPPNFSVVEDGVYRSSFPKPSNFAFLETLNLVSIICLCPEPYPEENLEFLQSHNIRLFHFGIEGKTDLSQSIVKDTITEALKVLIDVKNHPVLIHCNSGKHRTGCLVGCMRKLQNWCLDSVFEEYKKFAGAKSRNTDLEFIGSFDISNMRQCLYSIIYQYQGFASNKPRLLFRSGDNNIQKPQLTKV; this is encoded by the exons ATGACAATGGTGGAAGAAGTGGTGGCTATAGAGGAGGAAATCAACGCGGTCGCGCCTCCTCCGCCCAACTTCTCGGTGGTCGAAGACGGCGTTTACCGCTCCAGCTTCCCTAAACCTTCAAATTTTGCTTTTCTTGAAACCCTAAATCTTGTATCCATCAT ATGCTTATGCCCTGAACCCTATCCCGAGGAGAATCTTGAGTTTCTTCAATCACATAATATCCGTCTCTTTCATTTTGGTATTGAGGGCAAGACG GATCTTTCTCAGTCTATTGTCAAAGATACAATCACAGAGGCTCTCAAAGTTTTAATTG ATGTGAAAAATCACCCAGTTTTGATCCATTGCAATAGTGGAAAG CATAGGACTGGTTGCCTTGTTGGATGCATGAGGAAATTACAGAATTGGTGTTTGGATTCAGTGTTTGAAGAGTACAAAAAATTTGCCGGTGCCAAATCAAGAAATACGGATTTGGAATTCATTGGAAGCTTTGATATCTCAAACATGAGACAATGTCTTTACAGCATCATATACCAATACCAAGGATTTGCTTCAAACAAGCCTCGCTTGTTGTTTAGATCCGGTGACAACAATATACAGAAGCCACAATTGACTaaagtttaa
- the LOC107465882 gene encoding uncharacterized protein LOC107465882 yields the protein MFRYDLFDETQNKLDYILSLTVENLLGRRLHTLVFKSGIAKSIHQRYISSKLKPQRRLIKLEALEKVIHERIDAPRAPRQWWFGKGTDLTPSYIFEDDVKHFHSVKLKELEAGLLENKANN from the exons ATGTTTCGTTACGACCTCTTCGACGAGACGCAGAACAAGCTCGATTACATCCTCTCTCTCACTGTCGAGAACTTGCTCGGGCGCCGCCTCCATACTCTCGTCTTCAAGTCTGGTATAGCCAAGTCCATTCACCAGCGCTACATTAG CTCAAAATTAAAGCCACAGAGGAGGTTGATTAAGCTGGAGGCTTTGGagaaagtcatccatgaaagaATAG ATGCTCCCAGAGCACCTAGGCAGTGGTGGTTTGGCAAGGGGACTGACTTGACTCCTTCTTACattttcgaggatgatgttaaACACTTCCATTCG GTTAAACTTAAAGAACTTGAAGCTGGTCTGCTTGAGAATAAGGcaaataattag